In Oncorhynchus clarkii lewisi isolate Uvic-CL-2024 chromosome 24, UVic_Ocla_1.0, whole genome shotgun sequence, one DNA window encodes the following:
- the LOC139382678 gene encoding transcription cofactor HES-6-like, with translation MAPSALHIKNGFGMDEDDYYGINKGDRKARKPLVEKKRRARINESLQELRTLLADTDSKVENAEVLEMTVKKVEHILKDRPQETDIMNREASERFAAGYIQCMHEVHMFVSNCPGIDATVAAELLNHLLECMPLNEDHSQDMVMDIISDTSSNNGSTWQAGEAVCAALASPGCRSISSGSSSALAPVASTTSSEDLCETDSEHNQGATDALGNQQAQNMPTISYYKSMWRPW, from the exons ATGGCCCCCTCGGCTCTGCACATCAAGAACGGATTTGGCATGGATGAGGATGACTACTACGGGATTAATAAAGGGGATAGAAAG GCAAGAAAACCTTTGGTGGAGAAGAAGAGGCGTGCTCGTATCAATGAGAGTTTGCAGGAGCTCCGGACCTTGCTCGCTGACACCGAC TCAAAGGTGGAGAACGCAGAGGTACTGGAGATGACGGTGAAAAAAGTGGAGCATATTCTCAAGGATCGTCCCCAAG AGACTGACATCATGAACCGGGAGGCCAGCGAGAGGTTTGCAGCAGGCTACATCCAGTGCATGCATGAGGTCCATATGTTTGTGTCCAACTGTCCCGGGATAGACGCGACGGTGGCAGCCGAGCTACTGAACCACCTGCTGGAGTGTATGCCCTTGAACGAGGATCACTCCCAGGACATGGTTATGGATATAATATCGGACACTTCCAGCAACAACGGCAGCACTTGGCAAGCCGGCGAGGCAGTGTGCGCGGCACTAGCCTCACCCGGATGCAGGAGTATATCCAGCGGCTCTTCCTCGGCCCTCGCCCCCGTCGCCTCCACCACCTCCAGTGAGGACCTgtgcgagacagacagcgagcatAACCAGGGCGCTACCGACGCACTGGGGAACCAACAGGCCCAGAACATGCCCACTATCAGCTACTACAAGTCCATGTGGAGGCCGTGGTAG
- the LOC139383073 gene encoding transcription cofactor HES-6-like translates to MTASTMAHNVGKQSSAKEERKLRKPIIERKRRERINNCLDQLKETVVGAFSLDQSKLEKADILEMTVKHLQNVQTHRFSDPNLDLDAQQKYSTGYIQCMHEVHNMLLSCEWMDKTLGSRLLNHLLKSLPRSSEERLSQANPNLRPDTHPPSQGPGAPTTPLRGDPRSGRQGQREGPLSHMVGPQDSPLLLLGSPQLLSPHLGMLEMWRPW, encoded by the exons ATGACAGCTAGCACCATGGCTCACAACGTGGGGAAACAATCGAGTGCcaaggaggagagaaag CTGCGGAAGCCGATAATTGAGAGGAAAAGACGGGAGAGGATTAATAACTGCTTGGATCAACTGAAAGAAACCGTGGTCGGGGCGTTCAGTCTTGAT CAATCGAAACTTGAAAAGGCGGACATTCTAGAGATGACAGTGAAACACCTGCAGAATGTTCAGACTCATAGATTCAGTG ACCCCAACTTAGACCTAGATGCACAGCAGAAGTACAGCACAGGCTACATCCAATGCATGCACGAGGTCCACAACATGCTGCTCAGCTGCGAGTGGATGGATAAAACTCTTGGCTCCCGCCTGCTCAACCACCTCCTCAAATCCCTGCCCCGCTCCAGTGAAGAGCGCCTCTCTCAGGCCAACCCCAACCTCAGGCctgacacccacccacccagccagggGCCTGGAGCCCCCACTACACCCCTCAGAGGGGACCCCAGGTCTGGTaggcagggacagagggaggggccCCTGTCCCACATGGTGGGGCCCCAGGACAGCCCCCTGCTCCTGCTCGGGAGCCCCCAGCTCCTCAGCCCCCACCTGGGCATGCTGGAGATGTGGAGGCCCTGGTAA